One genomic segment of Salarias fasciatus chromosome 8, fSalaFa1.1, whole genome shotgun sequence includes these proteins:
- the aarsd1 gene encoding alanyl-tRNA editing protein Aarsd1: MAFQCQRDCYMREFVTSVVSCCPAELKHEVNGKKETLKGFNVKLQDTILFPEGGGQPDDHGLIGDVAVLRVTRQGPDAVHFVGSALEVGQEVQVRVDWERRFDHMQQHSGQHLITALADTMFGYKTTSWELGRQRSSIELDTASMKPAQLKELEEAVNEKIRAHVPVTVQLLSIDDPAVEKVRSRGLPDDHAGPIRIIDIDGVDANMCCGTHVSNLSHLQVIKLLGTEKGKKNKTNLIFLAGNRVLKYAEKSYSTERSLVSLLKTGPDEHVEAVDKLQKSAKLLQKTNLSLLRDMAVLIAQNFKNDPERGNFFSLHKKEGDNEFMNIIANEINTEETLVFLTVGEEKGPGLFLLAGPGGAVSELGPRVLELLQGKGAGKNGRFQGKANSLAGRGEVEALLREHSQRRSSGEE; the protein is encoded by the exons ATGGCGTTTCAGTGTCAGCGAGACTGCTATATGAGAGAG TTCGTGACCTCCGTGGTGTCCTGCTGCCCTGCTGAGCTCAAGCACGAAGTCAACGGGAAGAAGGAGACTCTGAAAGGTTTTAATGTCAAGCTCCAAGATACCATTCTGTTTCCTGAGGGAGGTGGTCAA CCAGATGACCATGGACTGATTGGCGACGTGGCGGTCTTGAGGGTCACCAGGCAGGGCCCAGACGCTGTGCACTTTGTGGGTTCGGCCCTGGAGGTGGGTCAGGAGGTGCAGGTCAGAGTGGACTGGGAGAGGAGGTTCGATCACATGCAGCAACACTCAG GTCAGCATCTGATCACTGCTTTGGCAGACACAATGTTTGGATACAAAACCACATCCTG ggAACTGGGCCGTCAGAGAAGCAGCATCGAACTGGATACTGCCTCAATGAAACCCGCTCAGctgaaagagctggaggaagctgtCAATGAGAAGATCCGAGCTCACGTTCCTGTCACCGTTCAGCTGCTGTCTATAGATGATCCAGCAGTGGAAAAA GTGAGGAGTCGAGGACTTCCTGATGACCATGCAGGCCCCATCAGGATCATTGACATCGATGGAGTTGATGCCAACATGTGCTGTGGGACCCACGTGTCTAACCTCAGTCACCTACAG GTCATAAAGTTACTGGGGactgagaaaggaaagaaaaacaaaaccaacctGATCTTCCTGGCAGGGAACAGAGTGTTGAAGTACGCAGAGAAAAGCTACAGCACCGAGCGATCGCTGGTGTCTCTTCTGAA GACGGGACCAGACGAGCACGTCGAGGCTGTAGACAAGTTGCAGAAATCTGCGAAGCTGCTCCAGAAA ACTAACCTGAGCCTGCTGCGAGACATGGCCGTCCTCATCGCTCAGAACTTCAAGAATGATCCAGAGAGAGGGAACTTCTTCAGTTTGCACAA AAAGGAAGGCGATAACGAGTTCATGAATATAATTGCCAATGAAATAAACACTGAG GAAACGCTGGTTTTCCTGACGGTTGGAGAAGAGAAGGGACCCGGTTTGTTTCTGCTGGCCGGACCCGGTGGAGCGGTGAGCGAGCTGGGCCCACG ggttctggagcTGCTCCAGGGGAAGGGCGCTGGGAAGAACGGCCGCTTCCAAGGCAAAGCCAACAGCCTGGCAGGGAGAGGCGAGGTGGAGGCTCTCCTGAGGGAGCACAGCCAACGCCGCTCTTCAGGGGAGGAGTGA